The window GACATTCCCCAATTCCAGGCGCTGCAAAATCTCATCGTCATAACCATCATACACAATGCTAAGGCGGTTCATAAAATCAAAATCGCGCTCAGTATCCCAGTCGGTTTGTATCGACAGTTTATCCCCAATAGTCCCCTGAATATTCAGCTTCAGATTTTGCTCAAAAGTAGGATCAATCTGTCGGCGCTGATCCTCGGGAATTTCAGGATTTTCGGTTGTCTGTATCGATGCCCCTACGTTCATGTTAGCTGTTCCGTTGATCCGGAGATTCACTTCCGGTTTCCCAAAAATCGTTGTAAAGGCTGATTCTTCTCCCCCCGGGATATCCAAGTTAAAGTCAAGCAACCCCTCACGCTGCTGACTTCGAGACTCTTGTTCTTGGATCAAAAGCTGCCAATTGTTTTTCAAATGACGGCGCTTCGACTCTTCAGCATATTCCTCAAAATCCATTACATAACTTGAAGCCACTGGCATCTCATACAAAAACCGCTGACTGCTATAGGTGCCCAACGAATCGCGCTGCACATAGGTCTGCTCTTGCTGAAGTGGGATATAAAAAAGCTTGGGCGGCATATTGAGAAATGGGTACGAGACAGCAGGCAACGGATATACTTTGGCTAATGTATCCGGTCGGGACTCCGTTCTGCCAACCGAATCGGCTTGAATTTGGGCCATACCATACTCAGGGACTGCCAAAATAATGGGCAGACAAATAAATAAAAAAAACGTACAAAAATTGGATAGTTTGAGCTGCACGAAACCGTTGCAGAATAAATTAATGTATTACATCTATCAACTAACTATAGTAGCAATATGCTATATACAGCTCCTTTTTTTGAAATGATTATTTCCCTTACGCTCCGCAGCATTATAATAGATTCCCACTTTTCATAAAAGTATAAACTCTGGGTTTGTCCTCATAATAAATATCCATTTTGTAAAGAACCCATATAGGCCTAATTTTAGGCTGATCAACAAATAAACAATATGCGATTACTTCCCAATAAATTACAATTAGATATTCTTAAGCGGCATGTAGGGCCCTTCGTATTTTGTTTTTGCACCCTCATGTTTTTGCTGCTGATGCAGTTTCTCATTCTCTATATCGATATGCTGATCGGTAAAGGACTGCCCCTGGGGGTGATTTTAGAACTTATTGTGACCAACTTAGCCTCAATGGTAGTGCTTGCAGTCCCCATGGCTGTGTTAGTGGCCTCTTTGATGGCTTTTGGGAAAATAACAGAGCTAAACGAACTAACCGCTTTGCGGGCAGCGGGTGTAAATCCTATCCAAATTATTAGCCCAGTACTGGTATCGGCCGTTTTGCTTTCCATTTTTCTGATGTGGTTTTCAAATGACATCTTGCCAGATGCTAATCAACGTGCGCGATCACTTTTCATTGATATCCGACTTAAAAAACCAGGCTTTGATCTCAAGGAAAATGAATTTTATGAGGGGATCGACAATTATACATTCTTAGTCAAAAAAATTACCAATGAGTCTGATTCCCTGCATAACGTCACTATTTATCAACATCCTACCCGTGACCGAAAAGAAGCCTATATAAAAGCCCAAAACGGACGGCTCGAAAGTGAACAGGATGGCCAAACTCTTACCCTTTTTCTCAATAACGGATCAGTACTCCGAAAACTTGACCGACGTCAAAAGGGAAAACTTATTGATGTCTTCGAAGAAACGAAATTTGACCGCTATCGCATTAGTTTTGATTTATCTGATCTGGCATTTTCTCGCTCTAATCCGGCCGACCGCTCCCGCAACGACCGGACCATGAATATCCAAGCGATGAGCAGTGTTGTTGACTCTTTGCGTAATCAGATTGAAAACCAAAGAGAGCAGATTATTGAGAATAACCGCTATATTTATCCCACACTTAGCAATCAAAATACTGGTAAAAAAAGGGAACCGCATCTCAACCGAAATCGTGTTGATACCACAGACATCCCCTATTACAGTACCTATTTAGCACTGCAACATCTTCAATCAAAAAATGAGCAGCAACGATTACACGATATAGCTTTAATGAAGCTGCGCAATTATAAATCATTCGTCGAAGATATTACGCAAGACACTCAGTGGCGACTTGAAAAAATTGCGCAGTACCTCGTTGAAATCCATAAAAAGTTTTCTATACCCATAGCATGTATTGTTTTCGTGCTGCTGGGTGCCCCTATAGGCATGTATACTAAAAAGGGGAATCTTGGATATGCAGCCCTCATCGGTACCGTCTTTTTAACATTCTACTGGATTTCCATAATCCAAGGCGAAAAAATGGCCGATCGTCTGTTTATTTCTCCCTTTACCGGTATGTGGATATCTGATATTGTGCTTGGCTTGGTAGGCCTCATATTGGTCATCAGCATTAGCACCCCTTTTCAACTTTCAAAGCTTTGGAACAGCAGTGACTAAAAAGATTGATCGCTACATATTTTTTAGAATGCTAACCATCACCCTCTTTGTGATGGCGGTACTGATCTTCATTTTTATCGTCATCGACTTCTCTGAAAACAGCGAAGATTTTACCGACAAAGGTGCCACCTTTGTTCAAGTATTTGGTGTCTACTATCTCAATTATATCCCCGAAATTATACGGTTGATTATTCCTGTCGCTGTATTTATTGCCTGCCTCTATTTAACAGGACAAATGGCTGAACGGCTCGAAATTACGGCCCTAAAAGCAGCTGGTATCAGCCTTTATCGCCTTATGGCACCCTACCTGGCCTTTGCTTTTTTGATGACCGCTACGATGAGTTATTTGGATGCATTTGTAATTCCTAATACCAATGAAACCCGTATTGCTTTCGAACAGGAATATCTTAGTGGAAAATCAGACAAAGTAGATACGAATCGTATTTTTCGTCAGGAATCAGAAAATTCCATCTTTAAAATCAATTATTTCAATACCAGTAAACAAACAGGATACCGTGTAGACGTAGTAAAATTTGAGGGTGACAGCATCTCTGAAAAGCTTTTCATACAACGCATGATTTGGCAAAAAGAACAAGAGCATTGGAAGTTTGAAAACGTTACGAAGCAAACGTTTAATGAGATGGGATACAAAGAAGTTCATATCGACTCGATGGACACAACACTAAATATTTATCCCCGTGATCTAACCCGAAAAACTTCTGATATCTATCAACTTACCTATCCCGAAGCGCAAAACTATATTGCAGCCATTGAACGCAGCGGTGCTGGCGGCGTTGAGCTCCCAAAGGTGCAGCTTTACGGACGCTATGCCTATCCCTTCTCTATAATCATCGTCTCTATTGTAGGCTTTGCACTTGCCTCAGTACGACGAAAAGGTGGCAAAGGCTTTTATATCGCAGCCGGACTGGCTGTCAGCTTCCTCTACCTGGTGATGATGAAAGTTATTGAACCTTTTGGCGGCCAAGGGACTATCTCTCCCATGTTAGCCGCCACCCTCCCTCACCTGATATTCTTAGTTGTAGGGGTCAGCATTTTAGTTAATGCCCGTAAGTGATAACTCAGTACTTTCGTAAAAACTTCTTAGCTCACTGAATAATTTGGAGCTTCTTTGGTTATTTGTACAGTATGCGGATGACTTTCTTTATAAGCCGCCGCCGAAATTTGGACAAATTCAGCCTTCTGTAGTGATGAGATATCCGGCGCTCCGCAATAACCCATCGCAGCACGCAATCCGCCAGCCATCTGATGCACTACT of the Fodinibius sp. Rm-B-1B1-1 genome contains:
- a CDS encoding LptF/LptG family permease; this encodes MRLLPNKLQLDILKRHVGPFVFCFCTLMFLLLMQFLILYIDMLIGKGLPLGVILELIVTNLASMVVLAVPMAVLVASLMAFGKITELNELTALRAAGVNPIQIISPVLVSAVLLSIFLMWFSNDILPDANQRARSLFIDIRLKKPGFDLKENEFYEGIDNYTFLVKKITNESDSLHNVTIYQHPTRDRKEAYIKAQNGRLESEQDGQTLTLFLNNGSVLRKLDRRQKGKLIDVFEETKFDRYRISFDLSDLAFSRSNPADRSRNDRTMNIQAMSSVVDSLRNQIENQREQIIENNRYIYPTLSNQNTGKKREPHLNRNRVDTTDIPYYSTYLALQHLQSKNEQQRLHDIALMKLRNYKSFVEDITQDTQWRLEKIAQYLVEIHKKFSIPIACIVFVLLGAPIGMYTKKGNLGYAALIGTVFLTFYWISIIQGEKMADRLFISPFTGMWISDIVLGLVGLILVISISTPFQLSKLWNSSD
- a CDS encoding LptF/LptG family permease, with amino-acid sequence MTKKIDRYIFFRMLTITLFVMAVLIFIFIVIDFSENSEDFTDKGATFVQVFGVYYLNYIPEIIRLIIPVAVFIACLYLTGQMAERLEITALKAAGISLYRLMAPYLAFAFLMTATMSYLDAFVIPNTNETRIAFEQEYLSGKSDKVDTNRIFRQESENSIFKINYFNTSKQTGYRVDVVKFEGDSISEKLFIQRMIWQKEQEHWKFENVTKQTFNEMGYKEVHIDSMDTTLNIYPRDLTRKTSDIYQLTYPEAQNYIAAIERSGAGGVELPKVQLYGRYAYPFSIIIVSIVGFALASVRRKGGKGFYIAAGLAVSFLYLVMMKVIEPFGGQGTISPMLAATLPHLIFLVVGVSILVNARK